One Polaribacter sp. SA4-12 genomic window carries:
- a CDS encoding HNH endonuclease, giving the protein MEECEKCESRNISVLKSYDYHNIYECQNCHFWNFAELNDCCRDSYKIYVIDRKNESLYFIREQCLNCGACKNKNKPLSKKKYFHLVENELNLERDKEYKENFQFEKSSLSESFYNSRKGKYNEYLLSEKWKTKRNEVLKRDNSLCRVCKEKKAEDVHHLTYENLFNEKLEDLISVCRKCHLEIHFPSSSNL; this is encoded by the coding sequence ATGGAGGAATGTGAAAAATGCGAAAGTAGAAACATAAGTGTGCTAAAAAGTTATGACTATCATAATATTTACGAATGCCAAAATTGTCATTTTTGGAATTTTGCAGAATTGAATGATTGTTGTAGAGATTCATATAAAATTTATGTTATTGATAGAAAAAATGAAAGTTTATATTTTATTAGGGAACAATGTTTGAATTGTGGCGCTTGTAAAAACAAGAATAAGCCGTTAAGTAAAAAGAAATATTTTCATCTAGTTGAAAATGAGCTGAATTTAGAACGAGATAAGGAATACAAAGAGAATTTTCAATTTGAAAAAAGTTCTTTGTCTGAATCCTTTTATAATTCAAGAAAAGGAAAATATAATGAATACTTACTTTCTGAAAAATGGAAAACCAAACGAAACGAAGTGTTGAAAAGAGATAATTCATTGTGTAGAGTTTGTAAAGAAAAAAAAGCCGAAGATGTACATCATTTAACATATGAGAATTTATTTAATGAAAAATTAGAAGATTTAATAAGTGTTTGCCGAAAGTGTCATTTAGAAATACATTTTCCTTCATCATCAAATCTGTGA
- a CDS encoding AIPR family protein produces the protein MKNEIFYDIIDQGIDELSDTFKKNEHLKKQDKNGKKSFSFLLWFLNRYLPNNDLSDFENLITEGNDDSSCDLIFTNKDQLGKEIYYVVQAKWFAKSNINKAKEITKEVKACLSDFRLILSGKKESEHNENFNVQYRKFIDHKKNNGKVKFVFLALCNGDIDINEHINDFKSPLVSFEFIDFFKLKQQFVEIEYKGVKTHNPIETPYIPKSEFNLEFEKEQVISIEKPHPSNIFLVKPKEIYNLFDKYGQSLFYKNIRNPLPNSMFNEGIKNTILTESVNFWYFNNGITAITDKIEYFHKDSTNVKIKGIQVINGAQTVFSIYEAYKNASDNEREKMDEYGLITLRTVTTGGDNFDLKVTRYTNSQNPISERDFHSNDEVQKRLQFDFLKHSNVWYETRRGEFRKKIKGISKLTNEALGQNYLAYFINDPFNAKQSKKLIFVSEKLKPNGLYELIFNKDTKYDDMLISYHLNLLVDRKRKAIKKEIDGIDTTVKLTSDQESTLEYDFIQYANFEIMALFKLLFYKTNEDNLKAINGKVISYFEKNTIEKIDKGYIFITKFILENLKERKKLNSKIVNSVIFKSKDFYPSMSKSFSEKLKIEKGIIVELKL, from the coding sequence ATGAAGAACGAAATTTTCTATGATATAATTGATCAAGGAATCGATGAATTATCAGATACCTTTAAAAAGAATGAACATCTAAAAAAACAAGATAAAAATGGAAAAAAATCGTTTTCTTTTCTTCTTTGGTTTTTAAATAGATATTTACCAAATAATGACCTTTCTGACTTTGAAAATTTAATTACAGAAGGTAATGATGACTCTTCTTGCGATTTAATATTCACTAACAAAGATCAATTAGGAAAAGAAATATATTATGTTGTTCAAGCTAAATGGTTTGCAAAAAGCAACATAAACAAAGCAAAAGAAATAACTAAAGAAGTAAAAGCTTGTTTAAGTGATTTTAGATTAATCCTATCTGGAAAAAAAGAATCTGAACATAACGAAAATTTTAATGTTCAATACAGGAAATTTATTGACCACAAAAAGAACAATGGTAAAGTCAAATTTGTTTTTTTAGCTCTATGTAATGGAGATATTGATATTAATGAACATATTAATGATTTTAAATCACCCTTGGTTTCTTTTGAATTTATTGATTTCTTTAAACTAAAACAACAATTTGTTGAAATAGAATATAAAGGGGTAAAAACTCACAATCCAATTGAAACACCATATATACCAAAATCTGAATTCAATTTGGAGTTTGAAAAAGAACAAGTAATTTCAATTGAGAAACCACATCCATCAAATATATTTTTAGTTAAGCCAAAGGAAATTTACAATCTTTTTGATAAATACGGACAATCTTTATTTTACAAAAACATTAGAAACCCTCTTCCAAACTCAATGTTTAATGAAGGCATTAAGAATACTATCTTAACCGAATCTGTGAATTTCTGGTACTTTAACAATGGAATCACAGCAATAACCGATAAAATAGAATATTTTCATAAAGATTCCACTAATGTAAAAATTAAAGGAATTCAAGTCATAAATGGTGCTCAAACCGTTTTTAGTATTTATGAAGCATATAAAAATGCAAGTGATAATGAAAGGGAAAAAATGGATGAATATGGACTAATTACCTTAAGAACAGTTACAACTGGTGGAGATAATTTTGATCTTAAAGTAACTCGATATACCAATTCTCAAAACCCTATAAGTGAAAGAGATTTCCATTCAAATGATGAAGTTCAAAAAAGATTACAATTTGATTTTCTAAAACACTCAAATGTCTGGTATGAAACAAGAAGAGGAGAATTTAGAAAAAAAATTAAAGGAATTTCAAAATTAACAAATGAAGCTTTAGGTCAAAACTATTTAGCATATTTCATTAATGATCCTTTTAATGCAAAACAGAGCAAAAAGCTAATATTTGTTAGTGAAAAATTAAAACCAAACGGTCTTTATGAATTAATTTTTAATAAAGACACAAAATATGATGATATGCTTATTTCGTATCATTTAAACCTTTTAGTAGACAGAAAAAGAAAAGCAATTAAAAAGGAAATAGATGGAATTGATACTACTGTAAAGTTAACAAGTGATCAAGAATCAACTTTAGAATATGACTTTATTCAGTACGCAAATTTTGAAATAATGGCTCTTTTTAAGTTGCTTTTTTATAAAACAAATGAAGATAATTTAAAAGCTATTAACGGTAAAGTAATAAGTTACTTCGAAAAAAATACAATAGAAAAAATTGACAAAGGCTATATATTTATAACAAAGTTTATACTTGAAAATTTAAAAGAAAGAAAAAAATTAAATTCAAAAATTGTTAACTCTGTTATATTTAAAAGTAAGGATTTTTATCCATCTATGAGTAAATCCTTTTCGGAAAAATTGAAAATCGAAAAAGGAATTATAGTTGAATTAAAATTGTAA
- a CDS encoding PIN-like domain-containing protein produces the protein MELLKKIHRNNKQIDFKSIWNKGTFIFDSNVLLDLYRLPISAREDLFSVFQNEKFKDRIWIGFQVLLEFLNNRLEVISDQKNKFNQVKKLVESTISEYEESNNTLRKELNNLKLAQRHSLIEPEKYIKDKNFKNSKNFLKEFIEYLDKLEEKQFDVNEDDIIKEKVLEIFKNNVGISFDQESLENIYKEGEERYKNQVPPGYMDGSKKGFYPYENKNFKRKYGDLLLWKEIIEKCKKEKTEYAVLVTGDIKEDWWQKKRGKKLGARMELLNEIYSQATDLDTFYMYDTSSFLQYAKLEIDENIKDSSISETKELIELSSQERLKIEKEKSKLRLKNAKIDFVEIQNKISSVKKEIEKIKEYQNKVSNTRTNIYLESDENDEIKEYAHNLGYLEAEQDEELKRLNENLKQLEKYKSKFILDFYKKRKK, from the coding sequence ATGGAACTACTAAAAAAAATTCATAGAAATAATAAACAAATTGACTTTAAATCAATTTGGAATAAAGGAACATTTATTTTTGATTCTAATGTATTATTAGACTTGTACAGACTACCAATATCTGCAAGAGAAGATTTATTTAGTGTTTTTCAAAATGAGAAATTTAAAGATAGGATTTGGATTGGATTTCAAGTTCTTTTAGAATTTTTGAATAATAGACTAGAAGTAATTAGTGACCAAAAGAATAAATTCAATCAAGTTAAAAAATTAGTTGAATCAACTATATCAGAATATGAGGAATCAAATAACACTTTAAGGAAAGAATTAAATAATTTAAAATTAGCTCAAAGACATTCCTTAATAGAGCCCGAAAAATATATAAAAGACAAAAATTTTAAAAATAGTAAAAACTTTTTAAAAGAATTTATAGAGTATTTAGATAAGTTAGAAGAAAAACAATTTGATGTTAATGAAGACGATATTATAAAAGAAAAAGTACTTGAAATTTTTAAAAACAACGTTGGTATTTCTTTTGATCAGGAATCTCTTGAGAATATATATAAAGAAGGAGAAGAACGTTATAAAAATCAAGTTCCACCTGGTTATATGGACGGATCTAAAAAAGGTTTTTATCCATATGAAAATAAAAACTTTAAAAGAAAATATGGAGACTTACTTCTATGGAAAGAAATAATTGAAAAATGTAAGAAAGAAAAAACTGAATACGCAGTTTTAGTAACAGGTGACATTAAAGAAGATTGGTGGCAAAAAAAAAGAGGAAAAAAATTAGGAGCCAGAATGGAATTATTAAATGAAATATATTCTCAAGCAACTGATCTAGATACATTTTATATGTATGACACATCATCTTTCTTACAATATGCAAAACTAGAAATAGATGAGAATATAAAAGATTCCTCAATTTCAGAAACTAAAGAACTAATTGAATTAAGTAGTCAAGAAAGACTTAAAATTGAAAAAGAAAAGTCAAAATTAAGACTGAAAAATGCAAAAATAGATTTTGTAGAGATTCAAAATAAAATATCATCAGTTAAAAAAGAAATAGAAAAAATAAAAGAATATCAAAACAAAGTTTCAAACACTAGAACAAATATATATTTGGAAAGTGACGAAAATGACGAAATTAAAGAATATGCTCATAATTTAGGTTATTTAGAAGCGGAACAAGATGAAGAATTGAAAAGGTTAAACGAAAATCTTAAACAACTTGAAAAATATAAATCTAAATTCATATTAGACTTTTATAAGAAACGAAAGAAATAA
- a CDS encoding helix-turn-helix domain-containing protein yields MKKQKQPWRKKSYQKATLELKLFVVDQIQNGQISTNFASKKYDVPRTTISYWIRKYSTLAQQNKGMSKIDEIKKLKERIEELEFVKDFQQDIIADMEIITGVDMSKKSLPETLAKEIELKKKNILKENGSISVLGFLNKPSTKELKPSKTKK; encoded by the coding sequence ATGAAAAAACAAAAACAACCCTGGCGAAAAAAAAGCTACCAAAAAGCAACTTTAGAACTCAAATTATTCGTCGTTGACCAAATTCAAAATGGTCAGATTTCCACAAACTTTGCTTCCAAAAAATATGATGTTCCTAGAACTACTATTTCATATTGGATTAGAAAATATAGTACTTTAGCTCAACAAAATAAAGGTATGAGTAAAATCGATGAAATCAAAAAATTAAAGGAGCGTATTGAAGAACTTGAGTTTGTAAAAGACTTCCAGCAGGATATTATAGCGGATATGGAAATTATTACAGGAGTCGATATGTCAAAAAAGTCGTTGCCCGAAACATTAGCAAAAGAGATAGAACTAAAAAAGAAAAACATTTTAAAAGAAAATGGCTCTATCAGTGTTTTGGGATTTCTAAACAAGCCTTCTACAAAAGAATTAAAACCTTCGAAAACAAAAAAATAA
- a CDS encoding IS3 family transposase, with protein sequence MFFRKYRNLVKEHVPSRPEQLWVSDITYIKTENGHNYLAIVTDAYSKQIMGYKLDNHIRTSLCTDALAMAIKNRKYPTKKLIHHSDRGFQYCNPKYTEFAENNGITISMTEKYDPYENAIAERINRTLKYEYGLKQIIKNTSIAQEITKQAVYIYNNLRTHFSLNLRKPAEVHLNPNIKYKSYRRNNVNLPELTI encoded by the coding sequence ATTTTTTTTAGAAAATATAGAAACCTTGTCAAAGAACACGTTCCTTCTCGACCTGAACAACTTTGGGTAAGCGATATCACATATATTAAAACTGAAAATGGACACAATTATTTAGCCATTGTTACAGATGCTTATTCGAAGCAAATTATGGGATACAAACTTGATAACCATATAAGAACATCACTTTGTACAGATGCGCTCGCTATGGCAATTAAAAACAGAAAATATCCAACTAAAAAACTCATACATCATTCAGATAGAGGTTTTCAATATTGTAACCCGAAGTACACCGAATTTGCAGAAAATAACGGAATTACAATCAGTATGACTGAAAAATACGATCCTTACGAAAATGCTATTGCCGAAAGAATTAATAGAACTTTAAAATACGAATATGGATTAAAACAAATTATTAAAAACACCTCTATTGCTCAAGAAATAACAAAACAAGCAGTATACATTTACAATAATTTAAGAACACATTTTAGCCTCAATTTAAGAAAACCTGCAGAAGTACATTTAAACCCGAATATAAAATACAAATCGTATCGAAGAAATAATGTAAATTTACCTGAACTAACTATTTAG